From a region of the Lactuca sativa cultivar Salinas chromosome 4, Lsat_Salinas_v11, whole genome shotgun sequence genome:
- the LOC111886222 gene encoding heavy metal-associated isoprenylated plant protein 7, which translates to MGEEEKKEEEKKVDEKEEKKKEEEVPQEVVLRVDMHCGACARKVARSLKGFQGVEEVTTDCKASKVVVKGKELDPIKVSERIQKKSGRKVEIISPLPKPPEAEPEKKQEPEPPKDEKKDEPPPVITVVLKMSMHCDACAQGLQKRIRKIPGVESVKTELAKEQVVVTGVIEPEKFVNDVYKRTRKQASIVGKAEEKKEEEKKEEEKKEEEKKEEETEEVKNEEADTNTETKRSEYWPPKYYMEYSHAPQMFSDENPHACSVM; encoded by the exons ATGGGTGAAGAA gagaagaaagaagaagagaagaaggtagatgaaaaagaggagaagaagaaagaagaagaggtTCCTCAAGAAGTTGTGTTGAGGGTTGATATGCATTGTGGGGCTTGTGCTAGAAAAGTTGCAAGATCCTTGAAAGGATTCCAAG GTGTCGAAGAAGTAACCACGGATTGCAAAGCCAGTAAAGTTGTGGTGAAAGGAAAGGAATTAGACCCTATTAAAGTTAGCGAAAGGATTCAAAAGAAAAGCGGTCGGAAAGTTGAGATCATATCTCCATTACCCAAACCGCCGGAGGCTGAGCCTGAGAAGAAACAAGAACCTGAACCTCCGAAGGATGAGAAGAAAGACGAG CCTCCTCCGGTCATAACCGTGGTTCTAAAAATGTCAATGCATTGTGACGCTTGTGCACAAGGTTTACAAAAACGGATTCGGAAGATCCCTG GTGTTGAATCCGTGAAAACAGAATTAGCAAAGGAACAAGTGGTAGTCACCGGTGTGATTGAGCCAGAGAAGTTTGTGAACGATGTATACAAAAGAACCCGAAAGCAAGCTTCCATAGTAGGAAAGGCTGAAGAAAAGAaggaagaggagaagaaagaagaggagaaaaaggaggaggagaagaaggaggaggaaaccgaagaagtaAAGAATGAAGAGGCCGATACGAATACAGAAACCAAAAGGAGTGAATATTGGCCACCGAAGTATTACATGGAGTATTCTCATGCACCGCAAATGTTCAGTGATGAGAACCCCCATGCTTGTTCTGTAATGTAG